The following coding sequences lie in one Polluticoccus soli genomic window:
- a CDS encoding YiiX/YebB-like N1pC/P60 family cysteine hydrolase, which translates to MNGKGTAVALKSLKFAGFKAIGNRYMRNYWKVVVAVCVWVISLGLAGCGNNEPVNKALLDGIMARKNNPWNLHSVDSAVQLLHSGDIVMRTGNDATSYMLCQLNTKDKTYSHCGIVMVENGYPFVYHSIGGEANPDARLRRDSANFWFSPANNLAFGIARLDMPAGSDTALHRVVRGFYKERKKFDMDFDIATDDRFYCAEMVYKSVNQAVGDSSFLQPISFLGYTFVGIDDIFLSRHARGICQIRFK; encoded by the coding sequence ATGAATGGCAAAGGTACTGCTGTGGCGCTTAAATCGCTTAAATTTGCAGGCTTTAAGGCTATAGGCAATAGATATATGAGGAATTATTGGAAGGTGGTAGTTGCAGTGTGTGTTTGGGTCATTTCATTGGGCCTGGCAGGTTGCGGCAATAACGAACCGGTGAACAAGGCGCTGCTCGATGGCATTATGGCGCGGAAGAATAATCCATGGAATCTCCATTCTGTCGATTCAGCCGTTCAACTGCTGCATTCGGGAGACATAGTGATGCGTACCGGTAACGATGCAACCAGCTATATGCTCTGCCAGCTCAATACCAAAGACAAGACGTATTCGCACTGCGGTATCGTGATGGTGGAGAATGGTTATCCTTTTGTGTACCACAGTATTGGCGGCGAGGCTAACCCGGATGCCAGGCTGCGCCGCGACTCTGCTAACTTCTGGTTCTCGCCCGCTAACAACCTTGCGTTTGGTATAGCGCGTCTCGACATGCCTGCAGGAAGCGACACTGCACTGCATCGTGTTGTAAGAGGCTTTTATAAGGAACGTAAAAAATTTGACATGGACTTTGATATCGCAACCGACGACCGCTTTTACTGCGCCGAGATGGTATACAAGTCTGTAAATCAGGCAGTGGGCGATAGCAGTTTTTTGCAGCCCATTAGTTTTCTTGGTTACACCTTCGTTGGTATCGACGATATCTTCCTGAGCAGGCATGCACGCGGCATTTGTCAAATTAGATTTAAGTGA
- a CDS encoding DUF4878 domain-containing protein has product MKKLLLSLAATFVLAIALTSCNTNSPKAAADKFLTNLYHMDYDGAKEVATEDTKKMLDMMAQFSSMMPDSTKENAKKIKVDIKDVKEEGDKATVIYTTSESTGEQKIDLVKQNGKWLVQYNKQDTGGDMTEQPAEEPVMTDTTAAPVDGTTNTNPSSADTAVKTH; this is encoded by the coding sequence ATGAAAAAACTTTTGTTATCGTTAGCTGCTACTTTCGTTCTTGCCATTGCACTCACTTCATGCAATACCAACAGCCCTAAAGCTGCTGCTGATAAGTTCCTGACCAACTTATACCACATGGATTATGATGGTGCTAAAGAAGTAGCAACCGAGGATACAAAGAAAATGCTGGATATGATGGCTCAGTTCTCGAGCATGATGCCTGATTCAACTAAAGAGAACGCTAAGAAGATCAAAGTTGATATCAAAGACGTAAAAGAAGAAGGTGATAAAGCAACCGTTATCTACACTACTTCTGAAAGCACCGGCGAACAAAAAATTGACCTAGTGAAACAAAACGGCAAATGGCTGGTTCAGTACAACAAACAAGATACAGGTGGCGATATGACCGAGCAACCTGCTGAAGAACCAGTAATGACCGATACAACAGCTGCTCCTGTTGACGGAACAACTAATACAAATCCTTCTTCTGCAGATACTGCTGTAAAAACGCACTAA